The following are from one region of the Streptomyces decoyicus genome:
- a CDS encoding FAD-binding and (Fe-S)-binding domain-containing protein codes for MADRTETEKRNLAEELAAAVRGEVSFAAADRALMTMDASNYRRVPRAVVAPKDAEDVAAALRVCREHGVPVVPRGGGTSIAGQATGVGVVLDFTRHMRRIVSLDAAARTAVVQPGVVLDDLRAAAGAHGLTFGPDPSTHSRCTLGGMIGNNSCGSHSVVWGTTADSVRELELLTYGGEQVRAGRGTDPTGAPTGLPPRLRDGVKALVDGELALLRTGYPDLPRRISGYALDALLPEAGTDLARALTGSEGTLGVLTEATVRLVETPAARALAVLGYPDESAAAEAAHTLLPHRPMTVEGMAADLVGDAAGLPKGGAWLFVEMGGASRGEAAARAEALCRAAAADGATDHTLVTDPADQRTLWRIREDASGTATRLPDGSEAWPGWEDCAVPPARLGPYLRDFRALLTQHGLRGTPYGHFGDGCIHVRIDFDLLTAPGIRRFREFSYDLGELVVAHGGSLSGEHGDGQARAELLPKMYGPELVGLFERFKSLWDPAAGLNPGMLVRPARLDENLRFEVLPERPVPVEFGYPHDNGDFSAAVRRCVGVAKCRNAATGPGSADVMCPSFRATGEEQHSTRGRARLLHEMLAGEVITDGWQSPEVRDALDLCLSCKGCRSDCPVGVDMATYKAEFLHHHYAGRRRPAAHYSMGRLPQWLHAAAPAVPALNVLARTPLAAVGKRLGGIAPERPIPELATETFTRWWWRRRKTAAHGAPSEAAPEPPSGRTVILWPDTFTNHLSPEVGRSAVTVLEAAGLRPLLPPTAPLRPAGAPPLPRRHRPLCCGLTYVSTGQLDRARAVMRRTVEILSPLLRDGHPLVVLEPSCAAALRTDLPELLPDDPRAAQLAHSVRTFAQALEELAPDWQPPRIDRPVAGQTHCHQHAVLGDAADRRLRERAGLTGRLTGGCCGLAGNFGFERGHYEVSVACAEDQLLPAVRDSTEGTEILADGFSCRTQLDQLGDRPGRHLAEVLAEALGEEGEEGEPGSLGA; via the coding sequence ATGGCTGATCGCACGGAGACGGAGAAGCGGAACCTGGCGGAGGAGTTGGCGGCCGCGGTACGGGGGGAGGTCTCGTTCGCCGCGGCCGACCGGGCACTGATGACGATGGACGCGTCCAATTACCGGCGGGTGCCCAGAGCGGTGGTCGCGCCCAAGGACGCCGAGGACGTCGCGGCGGCGCTGCGGGTGTGCCGGGAGCACGGCGTGCCGGTGGTGCCGCGCGGCGGCGGGACCAGTATCGCCGGGCAGGCGACCGGCGTCGGCGTGGTGCTGGACTTCACCCGGCACATGCGGCGCATCGTGTCGCTGGACGCCGCCGCCCGCACCGCCGTCGTCCAGCCCGGCGTCGTCCTGGACGACCTGCGGGCGGCGGCCGGAGCGCATGGACTGACCTTCGGCCCCGACCCGTCCACCCACAGCCGCTGCACCCTCGGCGGCATGATCGGCAACAACTCCTGCGGCTCGCACTCGGTGGTCTGGGGCACCACCGCCGACAGCGTCCGCGAGCTGGAGCTGCTGACGTACGGCGGCGAGCAGGTGCGGGCCGGCCGCGGTACGGACCCCACCGGCGCCCCGACCGGACTGCCCCCGCGGCTGCGGGACGGCGTCAAGGCCCTGGTCGACGGGGAGTTGGCGCTGCTGCGCACCGGCTACCCCGACCTCCCCCGCCGGATCTCCGGCTACGCGCTGGACGCGCTGCTGCCGGAAGCGGGCACCGACCTCGCCCGTGCCCTCACCGGCAGCGAGGGCACCCTCGGCGTACTGACCGAGGCGACCGTACGGCTGGTGGAGACTCCGGCGGCGCGGGCCCTCGCCGTCCTCGGCTACCCCGACGAGAGCGCGGCGGCCGAGGCCGCCCACACGCTGCTGCCCCACCGCCCGATGACCGTCGAGGGGATGGCCGCCGACCTGGTGGGCGACGCGGCCGGACTGCCCAAGGGCGGCGCCTGGCTGTTCGTGGAGATGGGCGGCGCGAGCCGCGGTGAAGCGGCGGCGCGGGCCGAGGCGCTCTGCCGGGCGGCGGCCGCGGACGGCGCCACCGACCACACCCTCGTCACCGACCCGGCCGACCAGCGCACCCTGTGGCGGATCCGCGAGGACGCCTCCGGCACCGCCACCCGGCTGCCCGACGGCTCCGAGGCCTGGCCAGGCTGGGAGGACTGCGCCGTACCACCCGCCAGGCTCGGCCCGTATCTGCGGGACTTCCGCGCCCTGCTGACCCAGCACGGTCTGCGCGGCACGCCCTACGGGCACTTCGGCGACGGCTGCATCCACGTCCGTATCGACTTCGACCTGCTGACCGCGCCCGGCATCCGCCGCTTCCGGGAGTTCTCCTACGACCTGGGCGAACTGGTGGTGGCGCACGGCGGATCGCTCTCCGGCGAGCACGGCGACGGCCAGGCCCGCGCCGAACTGCTCCCGAAGATGTACGGCCCCGAGCTCGTCGGCCTCTTCGAACGCTTCAAGTCGCTCTGGGACCCGGCCGCGGGGCTCAACCCCGGCATGCTCGTCCGCCCCGCCCGGCTCGACGAGAACCTCCGCTTCGAGGTGCTGCCCGAGCGCCCGGTCCCGGTCGAGTTCGGCTACCCGCACGACAACGGCGACTTCTCCGCGGCCGTACGGCGCTGTGTCGGCGTCGCCAAGTGCCGTAATGCCGCGACCGGTCCGGGCTCGGCGGACGTCATGTGCCCGTCCTTCCGCGCCACCGGTGAGGAGCAGCACTCCACCCGCGGCCGGGCCCGTCTGCTGCACGAGATGCTGGCCGGTGAGGTGATCACGGACGGCTGGCAGTCGCCGGAGGTACGTGACGCCCTCGACCTCTGTCTGTCCTGCAAGGGCTGTCGCAGCGACTGCCCCGTAGGGGTCGACATGGCCACCTACAAGGCGGAGTTCCTGCACCACCACTACGCGGGCCGGCGGCGCCCCGCCGCGCACTACTCGATGGGCCGCCTCCCCCAGTGGCTGCACGCCGCGGCCCCCGCCGTACCCGCCCTCAACGTCCTCGCCCGTACGCCGCTGGCCGCCGTCGGCAAACGCCTCGGCGGGATCGCGCCCGAGCGCCCGATCCCCGAACTGGCCACCGAGACCTTCACCCGCTGGTGGTGGCGCCGCCGGAAGACGGCGGCTCACGGGGCACCTTCCGAAGCAGCCCCCGAACCCCCGTCCGGCCGCACGGTCATCCTCTGGCCCGACACCTTCACCAATCACCTCTCCCCGGAGGTCGGGCGGTCCGCCGTCACGGTCCTGGAAGCCGCCGGACTGCGCCCCCTCCTGCCGCCGACCGCGCCCCTGCGCCCGGCCGGGGCCCCTCCGCTGCCGCGCCGCCACCGCCCCCTGTGCTGCGGCCTGACCTATGTCTCCACCGGTCAGCTCGACCGGGCCCGCGCGGTGATGCGCCGCACGGTCGAGATCCTGAGCCCGCTGCTGCGGGACGGCCACCCCCTGGTCGTCCTCGAACCGAGCTGCGCCGCCGCCCTGCGCACGGACCTCCCCGAACTCCTCCCGGACGACCCCCGCGCCGCCCAACTGGCCCACTCCGTACGGACCTTCGCGCAAGCACTGGAAGAGCTGGCCCCCGACTGGCAGCCCCCGCGCATCGACCGCCCCGTTGCCGGCCAGACCCACTGCCACCAGCACGCGGTCCTCGGCGACGCGGCCGACCGCCGTCTGCGCGAACGTGCCGGCCTCACCGGCCGGCTGACCGGCGGCTGCTGCGGCCTGGCCGGCAACTTCGGCTTCGAGCGCGGCCACTACGAGGTCTCGGTGGCCTGCGCCGAGGATCAACTCCTGCCTGCCGTAAGGGATTCCACCGAGGGGACGGAGATTCTCGCGGACGGTTTCTCCTGCCGCACCCAGCTCGACCAGCTGGGCGACCGGCCGGGCCGGCACCTGGCGGAGGTGCTGGCGGAGGCGTTGGGGGAGGAGGGGGAGGAGGGGGAGCCGGGGTCCTTGGGCGCGTAG
- a CDS encoding helix-turn-helix domain-containing protein, protein MDDDFLHPADLRDAEEFMAALRALKARSGLTLRQLESRAADRGDVLPRSTVADILRKQTLPRPDLVAALVRACGEQDRLAEWTRAWKRLACEGPVADTGPTDTGPTHTGPTGTGPTGTDPHTDTVTRTGTGTGTDGDTDNGSGSGSDGTPSHGRQTSQPVAGSALAPHVGQAAKSGLRTRPLVLVAAALVVVVGAAATGLLLAGDLTSSRSRAADAARARLPEILAVKSAGSWARIRPVRPAGLCLTAGHERSGRYRSEVAVQRPCTEPGPRTFLQPAPGDLTAIKWEHPVDKGMGCLTILDSGPAQGLVEPQENCQTDKDAQLFRIERYSPTTQGFRLRRAQTDLCLGIRDGATEAGAEAVQEPCGAEPAQRFLIDLIPQTNGPD, encoded by the coding sequence ATGGATGACGATTTCCTGCACCCCGCCGACTTACGCGACGCCGAGGAGTTCATGGCGGCGTTGCGGGCGCTCAAGGCCCGTTCCGGACTGACTCTTCGGCAGTTGGAGAGCCGGGCGGCGGACCGCGGCGACGTTCTGCCGCGAAGCACCGTCGCCGACATCCTCCGCAAACAGACCCTGCCACGCCCCGATCTGGTGGCCGCTTTGGTGCGCGCCTGCGGCGAACAGGACCGGTTGGCGGAGTGGACGAGAGCCTGGAAACGCCTTGCCTGCGAGGGGCCGGTCGCCGATACGGGCCCGACCGATACCGGCCCGACCCATACCGGCCCGACCGGCACCGGCCCGACCGGCACCGACCCCCACACCGACACCGTTACCCGCACCGGCACCGGCACCGGCACCGACGGCGATACCGACAACGGCAGCGGCAGCGGCAGTGACGGCACCCCGTCCCACGGGCGGCAGACATCCCAGCCGGTTGCCGGGTCCGCCCTCGCGCCTCACGTCGGGCAGGCAGCGAAATCAGGGCTGCGGACACGGCCCTTGGTCCTGGTGGCTGCTGCGTTGGTGGTGGTGGTGGGCGCCGCCGCGACGGGCCTCCTGCTGGCCGGTGATCTGACGTCGTCACGATCCCGCGCGGCGGATGCCGCCCGCGCTCGGCTTCCAGAGATCCTTGCCGTGAAGTCCGCTGGGAGCTGGGCCCGTATCCGCCCCGTGCGGCCGGCCGGGCTCTGCCTGACGGCAGGGCATGAGCGTTCCGGACGATACCGTTCCGAGGTGGCGGTCCAGCGGCCGTGTACCGAGCCGGGTCCGCGCACGTTCCTCCAGCCCGCCCCCGGCGACCTGACCGCCATCAAGTGGGAACACCCGGTGGACAAGGGCATGGGATGCCTCACCATCCTTGACAGCGGCCCGGCCCAAGGGCTCGTGGAGCCGCAGGAGAACTGCCAGACCGACAAGGACGCCCAGCTCTTCCGGATCGAGCGCTACAGCCCCACCACCCAGGGCTTCCGTCTGCGGCGTGCACAGACCGACCTGTGCCTGGGCATCCGCGACGGTGCGACCGAAGCCGGAGCCGAGGCCGTCCAAGAGCCCTGCGGTGCCGAGCCGGCCCAGCGTTTCCTCATCGATCTGATTCCGCAGACCAACGGCCCGGACTGA
- a CDS encoding GOLPH3/VPS74 family protein, translating into MTTPRDLLFVAMDVESSRTVERGDLSLALAGAELIDLLEAQAVSLDGERIVPGYRPSVADRLMAEAASSLEQQPPYESVGEWLWRRGRGLATAYLAALEAEGQLTPPRRRWMRFRTGELTLADTPARREAANRWTSDEPVLASLVTALGLRGERTDDPPDVADEAVATVLAAVHDAVRELEFERQRRAIDEEAFSNIWRGPDG; encoded by the coding sequence ATGACCACACCGCGGGACCTGTTGTTCGTTGCCATGGACGTGGAGTCCAGTCGCACTGTGGAGCGCGGCGACCTGTCGCTCGCGCTCGCCGGAGCCGAGCTGATCGACCTCCTGGAGGCGCAAGCCGTCAGCCTGGACGGCGAGCGCATCGTGCCGGGCTACCGGCCGTCCGTGGCGGATCGCCTCATGGCCGAAGCCGCGTCGTCGCTCGAGCAACAACCGCCGTACGAGTCGGTCGGCGAGTGGCTGTGGCGCCGGGGCCGCGGCCTGGCCACGGCCTATCTCGCCGCCCTCGAGGCGGAAGGGCAGCTCACTCCGCCCCGCCGCCGCTGGATGCGCTTCCGGACCGGCGAGTTGACCCTGGCCGATACGCCCGCTCGCCGCGAGGCGGCGAACCGCTGGACCTCGGACGAACCCGTCCTCGCCTCCCTTGTGACGGCCCTCGGGCTCCGTGGCGAGCGGACGGACGACCCTCCGGATGTGGCCGACGAGGCGGTGGCAACCGTGCTCGCCGCCGTCCATGACGCGGTGCGTGAGCTGGAGTTCGAACGCCAACGGCGGGCCATCGACGAGGAGGCCTTCAGCAATATCTGGCGCGGCCCGGACGGATGA
- a CDS encoding LysR family transcriptional regulator — protein MSIELRHFRCFLAIADTLSITRAADRLHLTQPAVSRTLRQLEQEMGVRLVDRSTHHLALTPDGVSFRDQAAIAVTAFDRALGHAHHTAWPLRLGHAWSAAGTDTTALLRRWHEEHPETPLELLRIDDRTAGLARGDVDAALLRGEVRAPGLITEQLTTEPRVAGLPADDPLAHRPALSLTELTDRTIALNTVSGTTSLDLWPASARPSSTITIGNTDDWLAAITGGRAVGVTTSATAEMHPHPSMAYVPLTDAPAVPVVIAWRDSPGHPRIPDLIALAHEVMGRGAGGAPPRTR, from the coding sequence ATGAGCATCGAGCTGCGTCATTTCCGTTGCTTTCTCGCCATCGCCGACACCCTGAGCATCACCCGCGCCGCCGACCGCCTGCATCTGACCCAGCCGGCCGTCTCCCGCACCCTGCGCCAGCTGGAACAGGAAATGGGCGTCCGCCTCGTCGACCGCTCCACCCACCACCTCGCGCTCACCCCCGACGGCGTCTCCTTCCGCGACCAGGCCGCGATCGCGGTGACCGCCTTCGACCGGGCACTCGGCCACGCACACCACACCGCCTGGCCCCTGCGCCTGGGCCACGCCTGGTCGGCCGCCGGTACGGACACCACCGCCCTGCTGCGCCGCTGGCACGAGGAGCACCCGGAAACCCCGCTCGAACTCCTCCGCATCGACGACCGCACGGCCGGCCTCGCCCGCGGCGACGTGGACGCCGCCCTGCTGCGCGGCGAGGTCCGCGCCCCCGGCCTGATCACCGAGCAGCTCACCACCGAGCCCAGGGTCGCCGGCCTCCCCGCCGACGACCCGCTCGCCCACCGCCCCGCCCTCTCCCTCACCGAGCTGACCGACCGCACCATCGCCCTCAACACCGTCTCCGGCACCACCTCCCTCGACCTGTGGCCCGCCTCGGCCCGCCCCTCCTCGACGATCACCATCGGCAACACCGACGACTGGCTCGCCGCCATCACCGGCGGCCGGGCCGTGGGCGTCACCACCTCCGCCACCGCCGAAATGCACCCCCACCCGTCGATGGCCTACGTCCCCCTGACCGACGCCCCGGCCGTCCCGGTGGTCATCGCCTGGCGCGACAGCCCCGGCCATCCCCGTATCCCGGACCTGATCGCGCTGGCCCACGAAGTCATGGGGAGAGGGGCGGGCGGAGCACCACCGCGCACCCGCTGA
- a CDS encoding EamA family transporter, which translates to MTAEAQAGTPGPAGARGRIVSVALVIGGIVSLQFGSSVAVLLFPRAGALGVVTLRLVVASLVLLIVCRPRLRGHSRGDWATVLAFGVALAGMNSLFYQAIDRIPLGAAVTLEFLGPLILSVATSRRLLSLVWAALALGGVMLLGREGFDGLNLTGAAFALAAGGLWAAYILLSARTGQRFPQADGLALAMTVAALLSLPFGIVSAGSALLDPVTLGLGAAVALMSSVMPYTLELLALRKLPASGFAVMMSLEPAAAATAGFLVLHQALGWAEILAIGLVVVASVGAVRSATAGSH; encoded by the coding sequence CTGACGGCCGAGGCCCAGGCCGGGACCCCCGGGCCGGCGGGTGCGCGCGGGCGGATCGTGTCGGTGGCGCTGGTCATCGGCGGGATCGTCTCGCTGCAATTCGGCTCGTCGGTGGCGGTGCTGCTGTTCCCGCGGGCCGGTGCGCTGGGCGTGGTCACGCTGCGGCTGGTCGTCGCCTCGTTGGTGCTGCTGATCGTCTGCCGTCCCAGACTGCGGGGCCACTCGCGGGGCGACTGGGCCACGGTGCTCGCCTTCGGCGTCGCGCTGGCCGGTATGAACTCGCTCTTCTACCAGGCGATCGACCGCATTCCGCTGGGCGCCGCGGTCACCTTGGAGTTCCTCGGGCCGCTGATCCTGTCGGTGGCGACCTCACGCAGGCTGCTGAGTCTGGTGTGGGCGGCGCTGGCGCTGGGTGGCGTGATGCTGCTGGGGCGCGAGGGGTTCGACGGCCTCAACCTCACCGGGGCGGCGTTCGCGCTGGCGGCCGGTGGCCTGTGGGCTGCCTACATCCTGCTCTCCGCCCGTACGGGGCAGCGCTTCCCGCAGGCGGACGGGCTGGCGCTGGCGATGACCGTCGCGGCGCTGCTGAGCCTGCCGTTCGGCATCGTCAGCGCGGGCAGCGCCCTGCTCGACCCGGTCACGCTGGGGCTGGGCGCCGCGGTCGCCCTGATGTCATCCGTCATGCCCTACACCCTGGAACTCCTCGCCCTGCGCAAGCTCCCGGCCTCCGGCTTCGCCGTGATGATGAGCCTGGAGCCGGCCGCCGCGGCCACCGCCGGCTTCCTCGTACTGCACCAGGCACTGGGCTGGGCAGAGATCCTGGCCATCGGGCTGGTCGTGGTCGCGAGCGTGGGGGCGGTACGGAGCGCGACGGCGGGTTCGCACTGA
- a CDS encoding recombinase family protein, translating into MAGDAAVQESTGDTLVVVPSLDRLGRSVQDLIAIVSGLRKRGVGRLVPWTMSSRMDGR; encoded by the coding sequence CTGGCGGGGGACGCGGCCGTTCAGGAATCGACCGGCGACACCCTCGTCGTCGTCCCGTCGCTGGACCGGCTCGGCCGCTCCGTCCAAGACCTCATCGCGATCGTGTCCGGCCTGCGCAAGCGCGGCGTCGGCCGATTGGTGCCCTGGACGATGAGTTCTCGGATGGACGGCCGCTGA
- a CDS encoding tetratricopeptide repeat protein, with protein MSREDARRHGPDYAGPHITVTGTGDATATSGGMAVTGYRGPAPGAGRAPCSPAHVSHTGQANAATGGIANTGYIGALTMQQRGPQEPADWPHQVGVIPPAARSFLHRAEAERLRTRVDGGGTAVLTQLLTGMGGVGKTQLAADYARTAWDDSGETGGLDVLVWVTASARSPIVTGYAQAGIELCRADPNDPEHAARTFLAWLTPKAGAKPCRWLIVLDDVTDPADLRDLWPPASPHGRTLVTTRRRDAALDPDGRHTLTIGLFTRDEALTYLTTSLTGRDEPTDELTALARDLGYLPLALAQATAYLIDTGETVAAYRSLLADRTTTLSAIAPGALPDNQALPLDAAWSLSIDRADTLRPAGLARPMLRLASMLNPNGIPHTVLTSEPVLAYLTAHRTPTGEDPVGEQAPVSPRDAVHALRALHRLSLIDHTPDIPHQAVRVHQLIQRATRDTLTPHQHDQLARTAADALMAAWPDIERDTSLVQTLRANTTALTGHAEDALYQSDSVHGVLIYAGYSLGHTGQVAVAIEHFHRMASVAHGRLGTDHPITLTIRGELFRFRGEAGDAAGAATAFAELLEDVVRVLGDDHAFTLATRHHLARVRGEMGDAAGAATAFAELLEDMVRVLGDDHAFTLATRHHLAHFQGDMGDTAGAATAYAELLEQKVRVLGPDHPDTLTTRGELARIRGQAEDAAGAAAAFAELLEHMVRVLGPDHPDTLTTRGNVLHFRGEVGDAAGTATAFAELLEHMVRVLGPDHPATLTTRHNLAFWRGEAGEATGAADAYVELLADRVRVLGDDHPATLTTRGNIAFWRGRAGDAAGAADAFAELLADRVRVQGDDHPDTLDTRRYVARWRGKAGDAAAAAAAYAELLEHIVPVLGDDHPDTLTTRGNIAYWRGESGDAAGAADAFAELLADRVRVQGDDHPNTLTTRHNLAYCRGRAGDAAGAADAYAELLADRVRVQGDDHPDTLDTRRYVAYWRGKAGDAAGAAAAYAELLEHIVPGAGR; from the coding sequence ATGAGCCGAGAAGACGCGCGCCGGCACGGCCCCGACTACGCCGGCCCACACATCACGGTGACCGGCACCGGGGACGCGACGGCCACTTCCGGAGGCATGGCGGTGACCGGATACCGCGGCCCCGCCCCGGGAGCCGGCCGCGCTCCCTGCTCCCCGGCACACGTGTCCCACACTGGACAGGCGAACGCCGCCACAGGCGGAATCGCCAACACCGGTTACATCGGCGCGCTGACCATGCAGCAGCGTGGCCCCCAGGAACCGGCCGACTGGCCCCACCAGGTAGGCGTCATCCCGCCCGCGGCACGGTCCTTCCTGCACCGTGCCGAGGCCGAGCGCCTACGGACGAGGGTCGACGGCGGCGGCACCGCCGTGCTGACCCAGCTGCTGACCGGCATGGGCGGGGTGGGCAAGACCCAGCTCGCCGCCGACTACGCCCGCACCGCCTGGGACGACTCCGGCGAAACGGGCGGCCTGGACGTCCTGGTCTGGGTCACCGCGAGCGCCCGCTCCCCCATCGTGACCGGATATGCCCAGGCCGGCATCGAGCTGTGCCGGGCCGACCCCAACGACCCCGAACATGCAGCGCGGACGTTCCTGGCCTGGCTGACCCCGAAGGCCGGAGCGAAGCCATGCCGGTGGCTGATCGTCCTGGACGACGTCACCGACCCCGCCGACCTGCGCGACCTGTGGCCCCCCGCCAGCCCTCACGGCCGCACCCTGGTCACCACCCGCCGTCGGGACGCCGCCCTCGACCCAGACGGCCGCCACACCCTCACGATCGGCCTGTTCACCAGGGACGAAGCCCTCACCTACCTCACCACCTCCCTGACCGGCCGCGACGAACCCACCGACGAGCTCACCGCCCTGGCCCGAGACCTCGGATACCTGCCCCTGGCACTCGCCCAGGCCACCGCCTACCTCATCGACACCGGCGAGACCGTGGCCGCCTACCGCAGCCTGCTGGCCGACCGAACCACCACACTCAGCGCCATCGCCCCTGGCGCCTTGCCCGACAACCAAGCTCTCCCCCTGGACGCCGCCTGGTCCCTGTCCATCGACCGCGCAGACACCCTCCGCCCCGCCGGCCTGGCCCGCCCCATGCTCCGGCTCGCCTCCATGCTGAACCCCAACGGCATCCCGCACACCGTTCTGACCAGCGAGCCCGTCCTGGCCTACCTCACCGCGCACCGCACCCCGACCGGTGAGGACCCTGTCGGGGAACAGGCCCCGGTCTCCCCCCGGGACGCGGTGCACGCCCTGCGAGCCCTGCACCGGCTCAGCCTCATCGACCACACCCCCGACATTCCGCACCAGGCCGTCCGCGTCCACCAGCTCATCCAGCGCGCCACCCGCGACACCCTCACCCCCCACCAGCACGATCAGCTCGCGCGTACAGCCGCCGACGCCCTCATGGCCGCCTGGCCCGACATCGAACGCGACACCAGCCTCGTCCAGACCCTGCGCGCCAACACCACCGCCCTCACCGGCCACGCCGAAGACGCCTTGTACCAATCCGACAGTGTCCATGGGGTGCTCATCTACGCCGGCTACAGCCTGGGCCATACCGGCCAAGTTGCTGTCGCCATCGAGCATTTCCACCGGATGGCCAGTGTGGCCCACGGCCGCCTGGGTACGGACCACCCCATCACCCTCACCATCCGGGGTGAACTCTTCCGCTTTCGGGGTGAGGCGGGGGATGCCGCCGGGGCCGCCACTGCCTTCGCCGAACTGCTGGAGGACGTGGTGCGCGTGCTCGGCGATGACCACGCCTTCACCCTCGCCACCCGGCACCATCTCGCCCGCGTCCGGGGTGAGATGGGGGATGCCGCCGGGGCCGCCACTGCCTTCGCCGAACTGCTGGAGGACATGGTGCGCGTGCTCGGCGATGACCACGCCTTCACCCTCGCCACCCGGCACCATCTCGCCCACTTTCAGGGCGATATGGGCGATACCGCCGGGGCTGCCACTGCCTACGCCGAACTGCTGGAGCAAAAGGTCCGAGTGTTGGGCCCAGACCACCCCGACACCCTCACCACCCGGGGCGAACTCGCCCGCATTCGCGGACAGGCGGAGGATGCCGCCGGAGCCGCGGCCGCCTTCGCCGAACTGCTGGAGCACATGGTGCGAGTGTTGGGCCCGGACCACCCCGACACCCTCACCACCCGGGGCAATGTCCTTCACTTTCGGGGTGAGGTGGGGGATGCGGCCGGGACTGCCACTGCCTTCGCCGAACTACTGGAGCACATGGTGCGAGTGTTGGGCCCAGACCACCCCGCCACCCTCACCACCCGGCACAATCTCGCCTTCTGGCGGGGGGAGGCGGGGGAGGCGACCGGAGCCGCGGACGCCTACGTCGAGCTTCTCGCCGACCGGGTGCGCGTGCTCGGCGACGACCACCCCGCCACCCTCACCACCCGGGGCAATATCGCCTTCTGGCGGGGAAGGGCGGGGGATGCGGCCGGAGCCGCCGACGCCTTCGCCGAGCTTCTCGCCGACCGGGTGCGCGTGCAGGGCGATGACCACCCCGACACCCTCGACACCCGGCGCTATGTCGCCCGCTGGCGGGGGAAGGCGGGGGATGCGGCCGCAGCCGCGGCCGCCTACGCCGAGCTGCTGGAGCACATAGTGCCAGTGCTCGGCGATGACCATCCCGACACCCTCACCACCCGGGGCAATATCGCCTATTGGCGGGGGGAGTCAGGGGATGCGGCCGGAGCCGCGGACGCCTTCGCCGAGCTTCTCGCCGACCGGGTGCGCGTGCAGGGCGATGACCATCCCAACACCCTCACCACGCGGCACAATCTCGCCTACTGCCGGGGAAGGGCGGGGGATGCGGCCGGAGCCGCGGACGCCTACGCCGAGCTTCTCGCCGACCGGGTGCGCGTGCAGGGCGATGACCACCCCGACACCCTCGACACCCGGCGCTATGTCGCCTACTGGCGGGGGAAGGCGGGGGATGCGGCCGGAGCCGCGGCCGCCTACGCCGAGCTGCTGGAGCACATAGTGCCGGGTGCCGGGCGATGA
- a CDS encoding TIGR03084 family metal-binding protein, which translates to MSDPGAVLADLKAESEELDALVAGLPAERWAAPTPAEGWTVTHQIAHLAWTDRQALLSATDPEGFLRAAQEALASPLTFVDEAAEAGAKVPPAELLAGWRDGREELLRALAARPTGEKLPWYGPPMSVASMATARLMETWAHGQDVADALGVVRPPTARLRHIARIGVRTRNFAYATHQLAPPDEEFRVELRAPDGTVWEYGPPDAAQRVTGEALEFCLLVTQRAHRADLPSLRAEGAEADRWLGIAQAFAGPPGKGREPSGKGAAS; encoded by the coding sequence GTGTCCGATCCGGGCGCCGTACTGGCGGATCTCAAGGCGGAGAGCGAGGAACTGGACGCGCTGGTCGCCGGGCTGCCGGCCGAGCGCTGGGCGGCCCCCACGCCCGCCGAGGGCTGGACCGTCACCCATCAGATCGCCCATCTGGCCTGGACCGACCGGCAGGCGCTGCTCTCGGCCACCGACCCGGAGGGGTTCCTGCGGGCCGCGCAGGAGGCGCTCGCCTCACCTCTGACCTTCGTCGACGAGGCCGCCGAGGCAGGGGCGAAGGTGCCGCCCGCCGAACTGCTCGCCGGGTGGCGCGACGGCCGCGAAGAGCTGCTGCGGGCGCTCGCCGCACGCCCGACGGGCGAGAAACTGCCCTGGTACGGCCCGCCGATGAGCGTGGCGTCGATGGCCACCGCGCGGCTGATGGAGACCTGGGCGCACGGGCAGGACGTCGCCGATGCGCTGGGTGTCGTCCGGCCCCCCACCGCCCGGCTGCGGCATATCGCCCGGATCGGCGTACGGACCCGCAACTTCGCCTATGCGACGCATCAACTCGCCCCGCCAGACGAGGAGTTCCGGGTGGAGCTGCGGGCGCCTGACGGCACGGTGTGGGAGTACGGGCCGCCGGACGCCGCGCAGCGGGTGACCGGCGAGGCGCTGGAGTTCTGCCTGCTGGTGACCCAGCGGGCGCACCGCGCCGACCTGCCGTCCCTGCGGGCGGAAGGGGCGGAAGCGGACCGGTGGCTGGGGATCGCCCAGGCCTTCGCGGGCCCGCCGGGGAAGGGCCGTGAACCGTCGGGGAAGGGCGCCGCCTCGTGA